The following are encoded together in the Neospora caninum Liverpool complete genome, chromosome IV genome:
- a CDS encoding putative cation-transporting ATPase, translated as MSRPTSNLQEKGGSSGSTSADLRTRRFFLYRKKPWPLRYDVWPFALLVGACAVLVFNDLAYREDVLPVSPTSPRPPPESASTLGDAASSDTAADPREALEEDTRNPQPAERIPAEAGIPPSASSGASDPQYDEIDASTSSSTEAPKTIEELFPTLAWLFSSVYFLYCLLWAFLGGLLHLSTHWFVALDCLVGHTRTSSVDEATDVLVIPPGGKPLERRTLCPLIRRPDQAFFFYRKKKFMFVPATSSFEPLRFPKSQPLSEYLKWKGLEAAPQSSPQPLPPTSVKLASELQCAPVEKTLSPRWDPSEDISVQAVQAKYGLNDYDIPIPTFQELLKEHAVSPFFVFQMCCVFLWLIDEYWQYSLLTLVMLVLLECQMVKKRLKDFQQLRAMRIPPRPVHVFRSGSWVPIRSDFLLPGDVFAITGSSKPDAAVCPVDALLLQGSAVVNEATLTETQDAFAVCADGSITPGESIPQTKGKLVRTILYCHGRVTVASREAWLFLGLLLVLALCASAYVLREGIQNADRSRFKLFLSCSHIVMAVVPAEFPITLSLAVTMSLLLLFTQQIFCTEPFRVPYAGQVDVCAFDKTGTLTSDSMRVKGVYGVQTGGQEPKQSATAGGTDLGNAEEDTLVTQVLPFDTVAVMGACHALAVVDGHLLGDPLEKAAFSAVGWTLTSPDCVVSAPRPWPLPTSSTFQQDRISILRRFPFSSVLQRMTVVARVDGPRMPWHGACAASKSVQAFLGNPPKDRTPDAGYADFVASKGSPEMIKKLLKDVPSFYDALYTGFCMKGYRVLALAYKQVEPGASHAQRSDLEKNLSFAGFLVVTCPIKKGTKSDIDVVSRAGHRAIMITGDSPLTACQVAADVGIFREESASSRDASEKNAGAETESDAETHSVSRPILILKCGDRRRGASLPSGEAENAPPVADGLRQRRAPPTAPSALASSSPASALPPALEHFFWESRDGRQSIPLLAFLAATPSPGQDVSSASSRPRWTGLERLAEEFHLCLTGPVISALLDAFGAVSVSEHVEVLQPLLPFVGVFARMSPQQKELVLIALNASGLTTLMCGDGTNDVGALKAAHVGVSLLCQEASSTRGSCSRPERGDQEAKKGGAVGGGGALVPGSPHAASVSPLGGRPGVASKKELERRMAEMWEQLDDGPPLVRLGDASIASPFTFKGDSIRCVPLILRSGRATLVTVIMMYKLMALNSTITAFALSVLTLDGVKLGDLQTILENLLCTLLTLMISKTRPSVEMGSCRPIASIFHPLVFLSLALQAALHTYTLYSAWDLAKAFRAPDYTPNLDGHFEPNLVNSVVFLLIASMHASTFLSNYEGAPFMVPLVENRPLVVTLGFLIATLLTLVFELVPSLNETLSLVPFPNGAFKRQIVGLVFLDLGGAWLVAWILRRIGWAWAQRSARRARPL; from the exons ATGAGCAGGCCAACTTCCAACctgcaggagaaaggaggctcCTCAGGTTCGACCTCCGCTGACCTGCGTACgcggcgtttttttctgtatCGCAAGAAGCCCTGGCCGCTCCGCTACGATGTCTGGCCCTTTGCACTCCTTGTTGGCGCGTGTGCTGTTCTGGTCTTCAACGACCTCGCCTACCGCGAAGACGTGCTTCCAGTGTCTCCAACATCCCCTAGGCCACCTCCTGAGTCGGCCAGCACACTAGGCGACGCAGCTTCCTCAGACACAGCAGCGGAcccgcgagaggcgctggaAGAGGATACACGCAACCCGCAGCCTGCCGAGAGAATACCCGCGGAGGCTGGAATCCCGCCGTCTGCCAGCTCGGGTGCATCTGATCCGCAGTACGATGAAATTGATGCTTCTACGTCATCGTCCACAGAGGCGCCAAAGACGATCGAAGAGCTCTTCCCGACTCTGGCGTGGTTGTTTTCGTCAGTGTATTTCCTGTACTGCCTTTTGTGGGCTTTTCTCGGAGGTCTCTTGCATCTCAGCACCCACTGGTTCGTGGCCTTGGATTGCCTCGTTGGCCACACTCGCACGTCGTCAGTAGACGAAGCGACTGATGTTCTCGTCATTCCTCCCGGGGGTAAGCCGCTGGAAAGACGAACGCTGTGCCCCCTGATTCGGCGACCAGACCAGGCTTTCTTCTTTTACCGTAAAAAGAAGTTCATGTTTGTTCCCGCCACAAGCTCTTTCGAGCCCCTCCGTTTCCCGAAAAGTCAGCCTCTGTCTGAGTATCTCAAATGGAAGGGACTCGAAGCAGCTCCACAGTCCAGTCCCCAGCCTCTTCCGCCCACTTCCGTGAAGCTGGCCTCGGAACTGCAATGCGCGCCTGTCGAAAAAACGCTCTCCCCCCGGTGGGATCCTTCAGAGGATATCTCCGTCCAGGCTGTGCAGGCGAAATACGGTTTGAACGACTATGACATCCCTATCCCGACGTTCCAAGAACTGCTCAAGGAGCACGCggtctcgcccttcttcgtGTTTCAAATGtgctgcgttttcctctggcTGATTGACGAATACTGGCAATACAGTCTCCTCACTCTGGTGATGCTCGTCCTGCTGGAGTGCCAAATGGTGAAGAAACGCCTGAAAGATTTCCAGCAGCTCCGGGCCATGCGCATTCCTCCCCGCCCCGTCCATGTCTTCCGGTCGGGCTCCTGGGTTCCCATCCGCTCggatttccttctccccgGGGATGTCTTCGCCATCACTGGATCGAGCAAACCGGACGCCGCTGTATGCCCCGTGGATGCTCTCCTCCTTCAGGGCTCTGCCGTCGTCAATGAGGCAACTCTCACAG AGACCCAGGACGCGTTTGCGGTGTGTGCTGACGGTTCTATCACCCCAGGCGAGTCGATTCCCCAGACTAAG gGTAAGCTCGTGCGGACGATTCTCTATTGTCACGGTCGCGTGACGGTGGCGAGTCGCGAGGCGTGGCTGTTTTTGgggcttcttctcgttctcgcgcTGTGCGCGTCCGCCTACGTTCTCCGAGAAGGCATTCAAAACGCGGACCGGTCTCGATTCaagctctttctctcctgctcccACATCGTCATGGCTGTCGTCCCTGCGGAGTTCCCCATCACGCTCTCCCTCGCAGTGACCATGTCgctgctgcttctcttcactcAGCAGATTTTCTGCACCGAACCGTTCCGAGTGCCCTACGCCGGTCAGGTCGATGTGTGTGCCTTCGACAAAACGGGAACTCTGACCTCGGATTCCATGCGCGTGAAAGGCGTCTacggtgtacagacaggcGGACAGGAGCCGAAGCAGTCGGCAACCGCCGGAGGAACAGACCTCGGCAACGCTGAAGAGGACACCCTCGTCACGCAG GTTCTGCCCTTTGATACCGTGGCAGTTATGGGCGCTTGCCACGCCTTGGCAGTCGTCGATGGACACCTCTTGGGAGATCCcctggagaaggcggccTTCTCCGCGGTTGGATGGACGCTCACTTCGCCTGACTGCGTCGTGTCTGCTCCCC GCCCGTGGCCGCTGCCTACGAGCTCGACATTTCAGCAGGACCGCATCTCCattcttcgtcgcttcccgttttcttctgtcctcCAAAGAATGACCGTTGTGGCGCGTGTGGACGGCCCGCGGATGCCGTGGCACGGCGCCTGTGCCGCGTCGAAAAGCGTGCAGGCGTTTCTGGGAAATCCGCCAAAGGACCGAACCCCAGACGCGGGGTATGCGGACTTTGTCGCCTCAAAGGGATCCCCTGAAATGATCAAGAAGCTCCTCAAAGATGTCCCTTCTTTCTACGACGCGTTGTACACTGGTTTTTGCATGAAG GGTTACCGGGTACTCGCTCTCGCGTACAAGCAAGTGGAGCCTGGTGCCTCGCATGCGCAGCGGTCGGATCTGGAGAAGAACCTTTCCTTTGCAGGTTTCTTGGTGGTGACATGCCCGATCAAGAAAGGCACGAAATCCGACATCGACGTCGTTTCGAGGGCCGGGCATCGCGCCATCATGATTACGGGCGACAGTCCCCTGACGGCGTGTCAAGTGGCTGCAGACGTGGGGATTTTCCGAGAGGagtctgcgtcttctcgagacgcgagcgagaagaacgccggcgcggagacggagagcgacgcggagaCCCATTCAGTTTCACGGCCCATTCTCATTTTGAAGTGTGGAGACCGACGCCGGGGTGCTTCGCTACCAAGCGGCGAAGCTGAGAACGCGCCTCCTGTCGCGGACGGCCTCCGCCAGCGGCGCGCTCCGCCGACGGCTCCGAgcgcgctcgcgtcttcctcgcctgcgtcggcgcTGCCGCCCGCTTTGGAACATTTCTTCTGGGAGAGTCGAGACGGCCGGCAGAGTATCCCGttgctcgccttcctggcCGCCACTCCCAGCCCCGGCCAGGAcgtttcttccgcgtcttcgcggcctCGGTGGACGGGGTTGGAGCGGCTCGCCGAGGAGTTCCACTTGTGCCTGACGGGGCCGGTGATCTCTGCGCTCCTGGACGCGTTTGGGGCGGTCTCGGTCAGCGAGCACGTCGAGGTGTTGCAGCCACTGCTGCCGTTTGTCGGCGTCTTTGCGCGGATGTCTCCGCAGCAGAAAGAACTGGTTCTGATTGCCCTGAATGCCTCGGGACTGACCACGCTGATGTGCGGGGACGGGACGAACGACGTGGGGGCTCTCAAAGCCGCCCACGTGGGCGTCTCGCTGCTCTGTCAGGAGGCGAGCTCGACTCGGGGCAGCTGCAGTCGCCCGGAGCGGGGCGACCAGGAGGCCAAGAAGGGCGGCGCggtcggcggcggcggcgcgcttGTCCCTGGCAGCCCACACGCGGCCAGCGTTTCTCCGCTTGGCGGCAGACCCGGAGTCGCGAGCAAGAAAGAGTTGGAGCGGCGGATGGCAGAAATGTGGGAGCAGCTGGACGACGGCCCGCCGCTCGTGCGTCTGGGCGACGCGTCCATTGCCTCACCCTTCACCTTCAAAGGCGATTCGATTCGGTGCGTGCCGCTGATTCTGCGGTCGGGGCGAGCGACGCTGGTCACCGTCATCATGATGTACAAGCTGATGGCTTTGAACTCGACGATCACcgcgttcgctctctccgtcctcacGCTCGACGGAGTCAAGCTGGGCGACCTGCAAACCATCCTCGAGAACCTGCTGTGCACGCTGCTCACTCTGATGATCTCAAAGACGCGCCCGTCCGTCGAGATGGGCTCCTGTCGCCCGATTGCCTCGATCTTTCACCCGctggtcttcctctccctcgccctccaGGCGGCGCTCCACACCTACACTTTGTACTCCGCCTGGGACCTGGCCAAGGCGTTTCGCGCGCCCGACTATACGCCGAATCTGGACGGCCACTTCGAGCCGAACCTGGTGAACTCCGTGGTGTTTCTCCTCATCGCCTCGATGCATGCGTCCACGTTCCTCAGCAACTACGAAGGCGCCCCGTTCATGGTCCCTCTCGTTGAGAACAGGCCGCTCGTCGTCACGCTCGGTTTCCTCATCGCCACGCTCCTGACGCTGGTCTTCGAGTTGGTGCCCAGCCTGAACGAAACCCTGTCTCTGGTCCCCTTCCCCAACGGCGCATTCAAACGGCAAATCGTcggtctcgtcttcctcgacttGGGCGGCGCGTGGCTCGTCGCCTGGATCCTCAGAAGGATCGGCTGGGCGTGGGCGCAGCGCAGCGCGCGCAGAGCTCGGCCTCTCTGA
- a CDS encoding putative zinc finger (C3HC4 RING finger) protein, producing MAKINGSRFPVDQCALHLNYGPRAVEHLICPVCHDLLDDPLATPCDHHFCRSCCENLKKSNIQTCPLCNKQTYGSSGKKDDDGRAVDTWLFSDPNKSFVRILEGTPMMCSNDGCGEVIPLGEFPQHLASHCIQRLVKCAYEGCQEHVKADELESHMKACPHRTVNCACCDETVTGGCEVWLCNSRCIESLRDFYKNERSKILQVP from the coding sequence ATGGCGAAAATCAACGGCAGCCGTTTCCCGGTTGATCAGTGTGCTTTGCACTTGAACTACGGACCAAGGGCAGTGGAACACCTGATATGCCCCGTGTGCCATGATCTCCTAGACGATCCACTAGCGACGCCCTGCGATCACCATTTTTGCAGGTCTTGCTGTGAGAATCTGAAAAAGTCTAATATTCAGACGTGCCCTCTTTGCAATAAACAGACATATGGTTCaagcgggaaaaaagacgatGACGGCAGAGCTGTGGATACGTGGCTCTTTTCTGACCCCAACAAGTCCTTCGTCCGGATTCTAGAGGGAACTCCAATGATGTGCAGCAATGATGGATGTGGGGAGGTTATTCCACTAGGAGAATTTCCGCAGCATTTAGCTTCCCACTGCATTCAGAGACTAGTCAAGTGTGCCTACGAGGGATGCCAGGAACACGTGAAGGCCGACGAGCTTGAATCCCACATGAAGGCATGCCCCCACAGGACCGTAAACTGTGCTTGCTGCGATGAGACTGTTACTGGTGGCTGCGAAGTGTGGTTGTGCAATTCACGATGTATCGAAAGCCTCCGGGACTTCTACAAAAACGAGCGGAGCAAAATATTGCAGGTACCTTAG